The proteins below come from a single Mya arenaria isolate MELC-2E11 chromosome 6, ASM2691426v1 genomic window:
- the LOC128238747 gene encoding uncharacterized protein LOC128238747 has product MAGPSNGDRGALGKMFEAVREADIETLTEMLETSSRLNLDQLMDGQHILHVSLDHLDMTQVLLTHGANPNIPDEKGWCPIHYATKRNFVETVMLLLQTGADIDLKTKEENKKEQKSALQIAVEYGAQACEDLLLFACAKIPGKQDGENHDIADGFLDEENPEMPDGVLDKNDEKNVKTPDGLLDKEDEENHKILMRGINDGKISVGGGVFNVNAGSGFVSVESRTKTKMHMKIGQVKEAFIMQCREMEVDFQSSSIRIQSVKFTEDMTLVSRIYQYKVDKTVTCDVKVEIFENDDTTGQVRSTKQYKELIIQQTVKGSETKSDCVDLPKNSGNEVTIKGMTFYSNGISPVVAFGVFAQVRKENFTIGPNEKKKIQSAVESMFAVDVQTGSAPSSTELELKVIKADDPTPLPRSESNSSVDSGFQSETSISSHSDFCSVAKRQPSLVSDESRMGNSTDGGGGPGPSDTYEMSDMGRPSSPDTHLDADIVVISLPKPPIMGVDNDGSLAVLRCNDGSNPLDVGCWNRTEHLEPINNKNNLQVQDGVMGCYIVVRVKKFSYLIRKLVRQMYENCVSDKKPCTFLPLLKKVKEEGTFLIQIVLCLETELEGILAKEQARQSGYVLSEHGPVYLEMNVRKTYMLKVKCNNTRKMTEDTFPIQCQGKSRPKSQIIEIGVEPNKRASGRVYCFKKNVPTSELDYGSKSNVQFPIPFQTCKRHTILDSFLSDRFIKDAAKCVGDKWFELGLRFGFSCEEINCFAEVADKNEKVLFVWRDDNTTANDRGLTKAMVAFKKAELPALRRKFLDEVLKWKDNDPALYSWAEKYINATPTINNRTTGRHIVFDMNRLKQPHVSPLEDEFLLEMCPAIERDLLFIQLGVKNVELTDHKEIRPAVRRKCLLLHIAKNRFGENGILKLLKQLYNELSPLHAEELQTEVTKWVKENEGHHQEGDKIRKLKKIFDIH; this is encoded by the exons GACGGCCAGCATATTTTACACGTGTCGCTGGACCATCTTGATATGACACAAGTGCTTCTGACGCATGGCGCCAACCCAAACATTCCGGACGAA AAAGGTTGGTGCCCCATCCACTACGCCACAAAGCGAAACTTTGTTGAAACTGTGATGCTTCTTCTCCAGACCGGTGCAGATATAGATCTCAAAACC aaagaagaaaataaaaaagagcaaaAGAGCGCACTGCAGATAGCAGTAGAGTATGGAGCACAAGCGTGCGAGGACCTGCTTCTGTTTGCATGTGCAAAG ATACCCGGTAAGCAAGATGGGGAAAACCATGACATAGCCGATGGCTTCCTTGACGAAGAAAATCCTGAAATGCCCGATGGTGTGCTTGATAAAAACGACGAGAAAAACGTTAAAACACCCGATGGCTTGCTTGATAAAGAAGACGAGgaaaaccataaaatacttatGAGGGGTATTAATGATGG CAAAATATCTGTTGGTGGTGGAGTGTTTAACGTCAATGCCGGCAGTGGCTTTGTTTCCGTGGAAAGTCGAACGAAAACGAAAATGCACATGAAGATTGGACAGGTTAAGGAAGCCTTTATCATGCAGTGCCGGGAAATGGAAGTTGACTTCCAGTCCTCCAGCATTCGAATACAGTCG GTGAAGTTTACCGAAGATATGACGCTAGTGAGCCGTATTTACCAATACAAAGTTGACAAAACAGTCACATGCGACgttaaagttgaaatatttgagAACGATGATACAACGGGACAAGTGAGATCTACAAAGCAATACAAGGAACTTATTATACAGCAAACTGTGAAGGGGTCTGAAACCAAGAGCGACTGCGTGGATTTACCGAAAAATTCTGGAAACGAA GTCACAATCAAAGGAATGACATTTTACTCCAATGGAATATCACCGGTTGTGGCGTTTGGTGTCTTTGCACAAGTTCGAAAAGAAAATTTTACCATCGGACCaaacgaaaagaaaaaaatacagtcagCTGTTGAATCGATGTTTGCAGTTGATGTTCAAACAGGAAGCGCACCATCGTCAACTGAGCTGGAGCTTAAG GTCATAAAGGCAGACGATCCAACACCATTACCTAGAAGCGAGAGCAACAGCTCCGTCGATTCGGGGTTTCAAAGCGAGACAAGTATAAGCAGCCATTCTGATTTTTGCTCGGTTGCCAAAAGACAACCAAGTCTGGTATCAGACGAGTCCAGGATGGGAAACTCTACTGATGGTGGCGGCGGTCCAGGACCTTCAGATACGTACGAAATGAGCGACATGGGTAGACCCTCTTCTCCGGACACGCACCTTGATGCGGATATTGTTGTTATATCACTTCCAAAGCCTCCTATAATGGGAGTCGACAATGATGGAAGTCTTGCAGTTCTGCGATGCAACGATG GCTCCAACCCCCTTGACGTCGGTTGTTGGAATAGAACAGAACACTTGGAGCCTATAAACAACAAGAATAATTTACAAGTTCAGGACGGAGTCATGGGATG TTACATAGTGGTTCGGGTAAAAAAATTCTCCTATCTGATAAGGAAGCTTGTCCGGCAGATGTATGAAAATTGTGTCAGTGATAAAAAACCATGCACTTTCTTGCCGCTGCTTAAAAAAGTGAAGGAAGAGGGGACCTTTTTAATACAGATCGTTCTCTGCCTTGAAACTGAGCTTGAAGGTATACTTGCCAAAGAGCAAGCACGACAATCCGGCTATGTTCTCTCAGAACACGGCCCGGTTTACTTGGAAATGAATGTCCGCAAAACTTACATGCTGAAAGTTAAGTGCAACAATACCCGCAAAATGACTGAAGATACCTTTCCAATACAGTGTCAAGGGAAATCACGTCCGAAAtcacaaattattgaaattggCGTAGAACCTAACAAAAGGGCGAGTGGACGTGTTTattgctttaagaaaaatgttccAACGAGCGAACTAGACTACGG gtCAAAAAGCAATGTACAGTTTCCGATTCCATTCCAAACGTGCAAAAGACATACTATTTTAG ACAGCTTCTTGAGTGATCGTTTCATAAAAGACGCAGCGAAATGTGTGGGTGACAAATGGTTTGAGCTGGGATTACGGTTTGGATTTTCATGCGaagaaattaattgttttgcCGAAGTGGCAGACAAGAACGAGAAG gTTTTGTTTGTATGGCGAGATGACAATACAACTGCAAATGACAGAGGGTTGACCAAGGCGATGGTTGCTTTTAAAAAAGCCGAACTACCAGCGTTGCGACGTAAATTTCTAGATGAAGTATTAAAATG gaaaGACAATGACCCTGCTCTTTATAGCTGGgctgaaaaatacataaatgccACTCCAACGATAAATAACAGAACAACAGGACGACATATCGTTTTTGACATGAATCGACTGAAACAACCTCATG TGTCGCCTTTGGAAGATGAGTTTTTGCTGGAAATGTGTCCAGCAATTGAAAGAGACTTATTGTTTATACAACTTGGAGTAAAGAATGTTGAACTAACGGATCACAAGGAAATAAGACCAGCAGTCAGAAGAAAATGCTTG TTACTCCATATTGCAAAAAATCGGTTCGGTGAAAATGGTATTTTGAAGTTACTGAAACAGTTATATAATGAACTGTCGCCATTGCATGCGGAGGAACTTCAAACTGAGGTTACTAAATG